Proteins from one Mixophyes fleayi isolate aMixFle1 chromosome 9, aMixFle1.hap1, whole genome shotgun sequence genomic window:
- the C8G gene encoding complement component C8 gamma chain — translation MLPPQIILFLLVLCNPRVWGQRKKPIVNPIDAIQSAANFDQNQFSGKWYLLSVSSECDYLKTNNHRVQATIIQVTQSKTSRGVETLDVSTFRKLDGICWEIKHAYLPNKAKKGRYALKAKGYSSNLDVVVAETDHQNYAILYYQRRNKITLKLYGRKTSVSDDINRKFDDHVSKQGIDLEYIYAFPTYGFCETADEFHILNEVPR, via the exons ATGTTACCCCCCCAAATCATTCTTTTCCTTCTGGTTCTCTGCAACCCCCGTGTCTGGGGACAAAGGAAGAAGCCGATCGTGAACCCCATCGATGCGATACAAAGTGCGGCCAATTTTGACCAGAATCAG TTTTCAGGGAAGTGGTACCTGCTTTCAGTCTCTTCCGAGTGTGATTACCTGAAGACCAACAACCATCGCGTACAGGCCACCATCATCCAGGTGACACAGTCTAAGACCTCGCGGGGAGTGGAGACTTTGGACGTCAGCACGTTTAGGAAGCT GGACGGAATCTGTTGGGAGATTAAACACGCGTATCTGCCAAACAAAGCAAAGAAGGGAAGATATGCATTAAAAG CGAAGGGGTATTCGAGTAACTTGGATGTGGTTGTGGCAGAAACGGATCACCAGAATTACGCAATACTGTATTACCAGCGGAGGAACAAGATAACCCTTAAGCTGTACG GGCGAAAAACGTCGGTGAGCGATGACATCAACAGGAAGTTTGACGACCACGTCAGTAAACAGGGCATAGACCTGGAATATATCTACGCGTTCCCGACATACG GTTTCTGTGAGACAGCGGACGAGTTTCATATTCTGAACG AAGTCCCAAGATGA